The Candidatus Methylomirabilis sp. genomic sequence AGGCCGGCGTGTTGGTCGGGGACGTCAAAGACGTCGTTCTCCTGGACGTGACACCTCTGTCGCTGGGGATCGAAACCTTGGGTGGGGTGATGACTCGGCTGATCGAACGGAACACCACCATCCCGACCCGCAAGAGTGAACTCTTCACGACGGCGGCCGATAGTCAGACCAGCGTGGAGATCCATGTCCTCCAGGGAGAGCGACAACTGGCCAGGGACAGCCGGACGCTGGGCCGTTTCCACCTGGTGGGGATCCCACCGGCACCGCGCGGCATTCCGCAGATCGAAGTCGCCTTCGATATCGACGCCAATGGGATTCTCAACGTTGCCGCGAAGGACCTTGCCACCAGCAAGGAGCAGAAGATTACCATCACCGCCAGCTCCGGACTGACCAAAGACGAGATCGAGCGAATGGTCAAAGAGTCCGATCGGTGTGCCGAGGAAGATAAGAAGCGGCGCGAGGAGATCGAGGTCCGAAACCAGCTCGACAGTCTGTGCTATCAGACAGAGAAGATGCTGAATGAGAACCGCGAAAAGCTCCCGATCGCCGAGCTGGGCACACTGGAGACCGCCATCAATGCGGGCAAGGAGGCCCTGAAGGGCGAAGAGGTGGGCAAACAACGCGAGGCACTCGATTCGCTTACCAAGGCCTCCCATCGGCTTGCTGAGCTGCTCTATCAGCAGGCCCAGAGCAAGCAGGCGGCCCCAGGTGAACAGGCTCAGAGTGAGCCGACACAGGGGACACCGGAGGGTGGAGTGGTCGATGCCGAGTTCGAGGACCTCGGCGGTAAAAGCGACAAGAAATAGAATAGAAAGGAGGTGAAGCAGGTGGCGATTGTTCGATGGGATCCATTCCGCGATGTCATGACGCTGCAGGAGCGGATGAACCGCCTGTTTGATCATGCGCTGTCCCGGACCCGCATGGATGACGAAGAGGGACTGACGGCCTCCATGTGGTCTCCTGCCGTGGATATCTTCGAAACGTCCGACAGCATCGTCATGAAGGCGGAGCTGCCTGGGGTGAGCCGGGACAATATCGACATCCAGGTGGAGGACAACACCCTGACACTGAAGGGCGAGCGAAAATTCGAGCGAGAGGTGAAGGAGGAAAATTACCTCCGAATCGAGCGTTCATACGGGGCGTTCCAGCGCGCCTTCAACTTGCCCACCGGTGTTCAACAAGACAAGATCAGGGCGGTGTTCAAGGACGGTGTACTGGAGGTCACCATGCCGAAAGCCGAAGAGGCCAAACCCAAGCAAGTGAAGATCGACGTGAAGTAATAGGGAGTGACAGGTAACTGCAAGGTGGATAGACTGAAGGCTGAAGGCTCTTAGGGGTAGAAACCGACTTCAGCCTTCAGTCTAAACGCCTAACTCGATTTGTGCCTCGCGAGATCATGTATGGCCTTCAGCCTTCAGTCTACACGCCTAAAGTAGTTACGGTACAAGCATGCATAAGCGCGACTACTACGATGTCCTTGGTGTTCGCAGGGGTGCGTCGGACAAGGAGATCAAGCAAGCCTATCGGCGCCTGGCCAGGAAGCACCACCCTGACGTCAACCCCAATAATAAAGCGGCCGAGGCCAAGTTCAAGGAGATCACCGAGGCGCATGAGGTCTTGAGTGACCCGGCCAAGCGCCGGCAGTATGACCAGTTCGGACACCAGCCATTTGGCGTAGGGCATGAGGCAGATCAGCGGCCCGGAGCGGGGCCGGGTGGATTTGACTTTAGCCGATTTGACATCGGGGGTCCGGGCGGAATAGAAGATCTCTTCTCTGACCTCCTAGGCCGACGTGGACAGGAGGCCCAGGCCGGACCATCGAAGGGCGAAGACCTTCATTACGCCGTTGACCTCGAGTTCGAAGATGCGGTTCGAGGGCTTTCCACCGAAATCAGTCTCCAACGACGCGCCCCTTGTCCCTCCTGCTTGGGCACGGGGGCCGGAACGGGGGGTCAGTTGCGCGCCTGTTCAGCTTGTGGAGGCAGTGGACGGGTGCGCGGGAAGCTTGGACTCTTTGGCGGACATCAGGCATGCCCTCGGTGCAAGGGAACCGGGAAGCTACCCTCATCCCTTTGTAACTCCTGTCATGGAGAGGGGGCAGTGGTCAAGACCGAGCGAATCGCTGTGAAGATCCCGCCCGGCGTGGAAAACGGATCGAATGTCAGGGTTCATGGAAAAGGCCATATGGGACAGATGGGTGGCCCATCAGGCGATCTCTATATCGTGACCCGCGTCCGCCCTCATCCCTTCTTCGAGCGGAAGGGGGATAATATCTACTGCGAGGTGCCGATCACTGTGACCGAAGCGGCGCTGGGGGCCAAGATTGAGGTCCCAACTGTAGACGGGAAGGCCTCGATGCGGATTCCCACGGAGACAAGCAGTGGACAGGTCTTTCGTCTTCGTAACATGGGAGTG encodes the following:
- a CDS encoding Hsp20/alpha crystallin family protein, with protein sequence MAIVRWDPFRDVMTLQERMNRLFDHALSRTRMDDEEGLTASMWSPAVDIFETSDSIVMKAELPGVSRDNIDIQVEDNTLTLKGERKFEREVKEENYLRIERSYGAFQRAFNLPTGVQQDKIRAVFKDGVLEVTMPKAEEAKPKQVKIDVK
- the dnaJ gene encoding molecular chaperone DnaJ; its protein translation is MHKRDYYDVLGVRRGASDKEIKQAYRRLARKHHPDVNPNNKAAEAKFKEITEAHEVLSDPAKRRQYDQFGHQPFGVGHEADQRPGAGPGGFDFSRFDIGGPGGIEDLFSDLLGRRGQEAQAGPSKGEDLHYAVDLEFEDAVRGLSTEISLQRRAPCPSCLGTGAGTGGQLRACSACGGSGRVRGKLGLFGGHQACPRCKGTGKLPSSLCNSCHGEGAVVKTERIAVKIPPGVENGSNVRVHGKGHMGQMGGPSGDLYIVTRVRPHPFFERKGDNIYCEVPITVTEAALGAKIEVPTVDGKASMRIPTETSSGQVFRLRNMGVPHLKGPGRGDQFVTIKIVLPRNLDTRSQELFRELGRLHPEDPRRVLWK